Proteins from a single region of Streptomyces spectabilis:
- the fdhD gene encoding formate dehydrogenase accessory sulfurtransferase FdhD: MGRVTERRRVLRIRDGAVSERPDTLVAEEPMEIRLNGRPLAITMRTPGDDFALAAGFLVSEGALGAADELRNIVYCAGATEDGSNTYNVVDVSTAPGVVLPDITLERNVYTTSSCGLCGKASLDAVRTKGRWPVDDGPEPLRLTPELLAELPERLRASQRVFDRTGGLHAAALFSEDGELLDIREDVGRHNAVDKLVGRALQSGRLPLARTVLLVSGRASFELAQKAVMAGIPVLAAVSAPSSLAVDLAAETGLTLVGFLRGASMNVYAGEHRVALRAGVRRAAR; encoded by the coding sequence ATGGGACGAGTCACGGAGCGCCGCCGCGTCCTCCGCATCCGCGACGGCGCGGTCAGCGAGCGGCCCGACACGCTCGTCGCCGAGGAGCCGATGGAGATCCGCCTCAACGGCAGGCCGCTCGCGATCACCATGCGCACGCCGGGCGACGACTTCGCGCTCGCCGCGGGCTTCCTCGTCAGCGAGGGCGCCCTCGGCGCGGCGGACGAGCTGCGGAACATCGTGTACTGCGCGGGCGCCACCGAGGACGGCTCGAACACGTACAACGTGGTGGACGTGTCGACCGCGCCCGGCGTCGTCCTGCCGGACATCACCCTCGAACGCAACGTGTACACGACCTCCTCGTGCGGCCTGTGCGGCAAGGCGAGCCTGGACGCGGTCCGCACGAAGGGCCGCTGGCCCGTCGACGACGGTCCCGAGCCCCTGCGCCTGACCCCCGAGCTGCTCGCCGAGCTGCCCGAGCGGCTGCGCGCTTCCCAGCGCGTCTTCGACCGCACCGGCGGGCTGCACGCGGCCGCGCTGTTCTCCGAGGACGGCGAGCTGCTCGACATACGCGAGGACGTGGGGCGGCACAACGCCGTCGACAAGCTGGTGGGTCGGGCCCTCCAGAGCGGCCGCCTGCCGCTGGCCCGCACGGTCCTGCTGGTGTCGGGCCGTGCCTCGTTCGAACTGGCCCAGAAGGCCGTGATGGCGGGCATCCCGGTGCTCGCGGCCGTCTCCGCGCCGTCGTCCCTCGCCGTCGACCTGGCGGCCGAGACGGGGCTCACCCTGGTGGGCTTCCTGCGCGGCGCCTCCATGAACGTGTACGCGGGCGAGCACCGGGTCGCCCTCCGGGCCGGGGTTCGCCGCGCGGCGCGGTAG
- a CDS encoding beta-ketoacyl-ACP synthase III: protein MPGSRIAAVGHYQPARVLTNDDLAGMVDTSDEWIRSRVGIRTRHIAGPEEPVDELAAHAAAKALAAAGRTPESVDLVVVATSTAVDRSPNMAARVAARLGLVSPAALDVNVVCAGFTHALATADHALRAGAASRALVIGADKMSDITDWTDRTTCVLVGDGAGAAVVEACGPDDEPGISPVLWGSVPEMGHAVRIEGQPARFAQEGQSVYRWATTQLPPLARATCERAGLVPADLAAVVLHQANLRIVEPLAERIGAVNAVVARDVVDSGNTSAASVPLALSKLVERGEIVTGDPVLLFGFGGNLSYAGQVVRCP from the coding sequence ATGCCCGGCTCACGCATCGCCGCCGTCGGCCACTACCAGCCCGCCAGGGTGCTGACCAACGACGACCTGGCGGGCATGGTGGACACCAGCGACGAGTGGATCCGCTCCCGGGTCGGCATCCGCACCCGGCACATCGCGGGCCCCGAGGAGCCCGTCGACGAGCTCGCCGCGCACGCCGCCGCCAAGGCCCTCGCGGCGGCGGGGCGCACGCCCGAGTCCGTGGACCTGGTCGTCGTCGCCACCTCCACGGCGGTCGACCGCTCGCCGAACATGGCCGCCCGGGTCGCCGCCCGGCTCGGCCTCGTCTCGCCCGCCGCCCTGGACGTCAACGTGGTCTGCGCGGGGTTCACGCACGCGCTCGCCACCGCCGACCACGCCCTGCGGGCCGGGGCCGCCAGCCGCGCCCTGGTCATCGGCGCCGACAAGATGTCCGACATCACGGACTGGACGGACCGCACCACCTGCGTCCTGGTCGGCGACGGCGCGGGCGCGGCCGTCGTCGAGGCCTGCGGACCCGACGACGAGCCCGGCATCAGCCCCGTCCTGTGGGGCTCGGTGCCGGAGATGGGGCACGCGGTGCGGATCGAGGGCCAGCCCGCGCGGTTCGCCCAGGAGGGCCAGAGCGTGTACCGCTGGGCGACGACGCAGCTGCCGCCGCTGGCCCGCGCGACCTGCGAGCGGGCCGGGCTCGTGCCCGCCGACCTCGCCGCGGTCGTCCTGCACCAGGCCAACCTGCGCATCGTCGAACCCCTCGCCGAGCGCATCGGCGCCGTGAACGCGGTGGTCGCCCGCGACGTGGTCGACTCCGGCAACACCTCGGCCGCGTCCGTGCCGCTCGCGCTCTCCAAGCTGGTGGAGCGCGGCGAGATCGTCACCGGCGACCCGGTGCTGCTCTTCGGCTTCGGCGGGAACCTGTCGTACGCGGGACAGGTCGTGCGCTGCCCGTGA
- a CDS encoding quinone oxidoreductase family protein, whose amino-acid sequence MRRVRYDRPGGPEVLRLEEAPVPTPGPGELLVRVAAAGVTLPVVRKVRESPEPIPLGGEVAGEVAGLGPGVTGHAPGDRVTGLVFGHAYADYALLRTAMASPVPDGASATDAVALVRSGLVAHGALAAARPAPGESALITGAAGGVGHLAVQLAALRGAGRVVAAVSDPAKADFVRSLGATDVVTYAQEGWGEPVDYCLDAVGGELLAPALAALAPFGRLVAYSSGGGTVRAYDLLVGAKSVTGFQMALIARGRPDTYEAWRRELWRLFGAGALRPAVHAAFPLEEAAKAHEVIESRANLGKVVLVP is encoded by the coding sequence ATGCGTCGCGTTCGGTACGACCGGCCCGGAGGCCCGGAGGTCCTGCGGCTCGAAGAGGCGCCCGTGCCCACGCCAGGACCGGGTGAGCTGCTCGTGCGCGTCGCGGCGGCGGGCGTGACGCTGCCCGTCGTGCGCAAGGTGCGCGAGTCCCCCGAGCCGATACCGCTCGGCGGCGAGGTCGCGGGCGAGGTGGCCGGGCTCGGCCCGGGCGTCACCGGCCACGCGCCCGGCGACCGGGTCACCGGCCTGGTCTTCGGGCACGCCTACGCCGACTACGCCCTGCTGCGCACCGCCATGGCGTCGCCCGTGCCGGACGGCGCGAGCGCGACCGACGCGGTGGCCCTGGTCCGTAGCGGCCTGGTCGCCCACGGCGCGCTCGCAGCGGCGCGGCCCGCACCCGGCGAGTCCGCGCTGATCACCGGGGCGGCCGGCGGCGTGGGCCACCTGGCGGTGCAGCTGGCCGCGCTCCGGGGCGCCGGGCGTGTCGTGGCCGCCGTGTCGGACCCGGCCAAGGCCGACTTCGTGCGCTCCCTCGGGGCCACCGACGTGGTCACCTACGCCCAGGAGGGCTGGGGCGAGCCCGTCGACTACTGCCTGGACGCGGTGGGCGGCGAGCTGCTCGCCCCGGCCCTGGCGGCGCTCGCCCCCTTCGGCCGCCTCGTCGCGTACAGCTCGGGCGGCGGCACTGTGCGGGCGTACGACCTGCTGGTCGGCGCCAAGTCCGTGACGGGATTTCAGATGGCGCTCATCGCCCGGGGCCGCCCCGACACCTACGAGGCCTGGCGCCGGGAGCTGTGGCGGCTCTTCGGAGCGGGCGCGCTGCGGCCCGCCGTGCACGCCGCGTTCCCCCTGGAGGAGGCGGCGAAGGCGCACGAGGTCATCGAGTCCCGCGCCAACCTCGGCAAGGTCGTCCTCGTTCCGTAG
- a CDS encoding OFA family MFS transporter: MRPPVAPPGWSRWLVPPAALSVHLSIGQAYAWSVFKPPLESALDLSGTQSALPFQLGIVMLGLSAAFGGTFVERNGPRWAMSVALVCFSSGFLLAALGAATRQYWLVVIGYGFVGGIGLGIGYISPVSTLIKWFPDRPGMATGIAIMGFGGGALIASPWSARMLDSSGIALAFLVHGLTYALFMALGVLLVRVPRPEGARGPGAAGAHAGPQVSARQAVRTPQFWCLWVVLCMNVTAGIGILEKAAPMITDFFADSSAPVSASAAAGFVALLSAANMAGRIGWSSASDLLGRKNVYRVYLGAGALMYLLIARFGDDSKPLFVCCALVILSFYGGGFATVPAYLKDLFGTYQVGAIHGRLLTAWSLAGVLGPLIVNWVADRQEEAGKEGAALYGVSFSIMIGLLVVGFVANELVRPVHPRHHLAAPKEAADDDTAEPAAR; this comes from the coding sequence ATGAGGCCCCCCGTCGCACCCCCCGGCTGGAGCCGCTGGCTCGTGCCGCCCGCCGCCCTTTCGGTGCACCTCTCCATCGGCCAGGCCTACGCCTGGAGCGTCTTCAAGCCGCCGCTGGAATCCGCGCTCGACCTCAGCGGCACCCAGAGCGCCCTGCCCTTCCAGCTCGGCATCGTCATGCTGGGTCTGTCCGCCGCGTTCGGCGGCACGTTCGTGGAGCGCAACGGCCCGCGCTGGGCGATGTCCGTCGCGCTCGTCTGCTTCTCCTCCGGCTTCCTGCTGGCCGCGCTCGGCGCCGCGACCCGCCAGTACTGGCTCGTCGTCATCGGCTACGGCTTCGTCGGCGGCATCGGGCTCGGCATCGGCTACATCTCCCCGGTCTCCACGCTGATCAAGTGGTTCCCCGACCGGCCCGGCATGGCCACCGGCATCGCGATCATGGGCTTCGGCGGCGGCGCGCTCATCGCCTCACCGTGGTCGGCGCGGATGCTGGACTCCTCCGGCATCGCGCTCGCCTTCCTGGTGCACGGCCTGACGTACGCGCTCTTCATGGCGCTCGGGGTGCTCCTGGTGCGGGTCCCGCGGCCGGAGGGCGCCCGCGGCCCGGGGGCGGCGGGCGCGCACGCGGGGCCCCAGGTGTCGGCCCGCCAGGCCGTGCGCACCCCACAGTTCTGGTGCCTGTGGGTCGTCCTGTGCATGAACGTGACCGCCGGGATCGGCATCCTGGAGAAGGCCGCCCCGATGATCACCGACTTCTTCGCGGACTCCTCGGCACCGGTCTCCGCGTCGGCGGCCGCCGGGTTCGTCGCCCTGCTCTCGGCCGCGAACATGGCGGGCCGCATCGGCTGGTCGTCCGCGTCCGACCTGCTCGGGCGGAAGAACGTGTACCGCGTCTATCTGGGCGCGGGTGCGCTGATGTACCTGCTCATCGCCCGCTTCGGCGACGACTCCAAGCCGCTGTTCGTCTGCTGCGCCCTGGTCATCCTCTCCTTCTACGGCGGCGGCTTCGCCACCGTCCCCGCGTATCTGAAGGACCTCTTCGGGACCTACCAGGTGGGCGCCATCCACGGCCGTCTGCTGACCGCCTGGTCGCTCGCCGGCGTCCTCGGCCCGCTGATCGTGAACTGGGTGGCCGACCGGCAGGAGGAGGCGGGCAAGGAGGGCGCCGCCCTGTACGGCGTCTCCTTCTCGATCATGATCGGCCTGCTGGTCGTCGGGTTCGTCGCCAACGAGCTGGTCCGCCCCGTCCACCCCCGCCACCACCTCGCCGCGCCGAAGGAGGCCGCCGATGACGACACCGCCGAGCCCGCCGCCCGCTGA
- a CDS encoding MarR family winged helix-turn-helix transcriptional regulator, with the protein MRETPPAPSTIRTLPSWLLGRAAARGRALVADALAAEGLRMWHHVVLSAVADLGPVAQAELGRSVSLDPKDMVGVLNDLQDAGLVERTPDPKDRRKNAVTITAEGRSTVRRCAEAAQRANAELLAPLPEREREWFTDMLTRVVNGS; encoded by the coding sequence ATGCGTGAGACCCCGCCCGCCCCGTCCACCATCCGCACCCTGCCGAGCTGGCTGCTCGGCCGCGCCGCCGCCCGCGGCCGCGCCCTGGTCGCCGACGCCCTCGCCGCCGAGGGCCTGCGGATGTGGCACCACGTGGTCCTGTCCGCCGTCGCCGACCTCGGCCCCGTCGCCCAGGCGGAGCTGGGCCGCAGCGTGTCGCTGGACCCCAAGGACATGGTCGGCGTCCTCAACGACCTCCAGGACGCGGGCCTGGTCGAGCGCACGCCCGACCCCAAGGACCGCCGCAAGAACGCGGTGACGATCACGGCCGAGGGCCGCAGCACGGTGCGACGCTGTGCGGAGGCGGCCCAGCGCGCGAACGCCGAACTCCTGGCGCCGCTGCCGGAAAGGGAGCGGGAGTGGTTCACGGACATGCTGACCCGAGTGGTGAACGGGTCCTGA
- a CDS encoding MFS transporter small subunit, whose amino-acid sequence MTTPPSPPPADPGASAPGPDRPPRRRALILGSWLWVTVPLAYGLYELVHKARQLFTG is encoded by the coding sequence ATGACGACACCGCCGAGCCCGCCGCCCGCTGACCCGGGGGCGTCCGCGCCGGGCCCCGACCGCCCGCCGCGCCGCCGCGCGCTGATCCTGGGCTCCTGGCTGTGGGTGACCGTGCCCCTGGCATACGGCCTCTACGAACTCGTACACAAGGCCAGACAGCTCTTCACCGGGTGA